One stretch of Miscanthus floridulus cultivar M001 chromosome 18, ASM1932011v1, whole genome shotgun sequence DNA includes these proteins:
- the LOC136522157 gene encoding BEL1-like homeodomain protein 8, with translation MTGSNASYQQQLGLGVDAMMSSFFVSGDGSGIISANAAPLFHVPEYSTPHGGSGSGSGFGFVGEPAADVVAASSFSADGSVLLAGQLLRATALQSVSPEETTHGGAYGVTGGGSYGPSPWDVTVAHAPRMAKQLIIAGEPAEGGWIHESSYYCPTTWFSGDAFRDRDPFAGAAAASELSLRLRAGSSPTAGTVSVSLPDQSSDVSCSGLTHGSSSAGAGPGLFQPPCGAGAGQVARPAPMHFSQVLSRWSGYADIAQQALDEFVACLLQDVAGFAGLAGGGEASCLLPSSSCSKTTSSNPPVFAGSEDLKLKNDLQKLLQIMDQRCKQCMDEIQSAASKYGSLVRPGGCALSAPFAHRAVSAMHRRLRARITGEIAAATRRGDQPSSSMSLSVADRERSWESAFIQKHWALRQLRRGDQQSWRPQRGLPEKSVAVLKAWMFENFLRPYPKDNEKEMLAARSGLSRSQVSNWFINARVRLWKPMIEEMYEDLKKASGGMEGV, from the exons ATGACCGGCAGCAACGCGTCTTATCAGCAGCAGCTCGGCCTCGGAGTCGACGCCATGATGAGCAGCTTCTTCGTCAGCGGCGATGGCAGTGGTATTATCAGCGCCAACGCCGCACCCCTCTTCCACGTCCCGGAGTACAGTACGCCgcacggcggcagcggcagcggcagcggctttGGGTTTGTTGGCGAGCCAGCAGCGGACGTCGTCGCCGCCTCGAGCTTCTCGGCGGACGGCTCGGTGCTGCTCGCCGGCCAGCTGCTCCGTGCCACCGCGCTGCAGAGCGTGTCGCCGGAGGAGACGACGCACGGTGGTGCCTACGGCGTCACCGGCGGCGGGTCGTACGGCCCGTCGCCTTGGGACGTCACCGTTGCCCACGCGCCCAGGATGGCCAAGCAGCTTATTATCGCTGGAGAGCCGGCGGAAGGCGGCTGGATCCACGAGTCCTCGTACTACTGCCCGACGACGTGGTTCTCTGGCGACGCCTTCCGGGACCGGGACCCGTTCGCCGGGGCGGCGGCCGCGAGCGAGTTGTCGCTCAGGCTGCGCGCTGGGTCCTCCCCGACGGCAGGTACTGTGAGCGTGAGCCTGCCGGACCAGTCCTCGGACGTGAGCTGCTCCGGCTTGACACATGGGAGTAgcagcgccggcgccggccccGGCCTGTTCCAGCCTCCTTGCGGCGCCGGAGCCGGACAGGTGGCGCGTCCGGCCCCCATGCACTTCTCGCAGGTCCTGTCGCGGTGGTCCGGGTACGCTGACATCGCGCAGCAGGCGCTGGACGAGTTCGTCGCCTGCCTGCTGCAAGACGTGGCCGGGTTCGCCGGCTTGGCCGGCGGCGGTGAGGCGAGCTGCCTGCTGCCATCGTCGAGCTGCTCCAAGACGACGTCATCCAACCCGCCGGTGTTTGCTGGCTCGGAGGACCTTAAGCTCAAGAACGACCTCCAGAAACTGTTACAGATA ATGGACCAACGGTGCAAGCAATGCATGGACGAGATCCAGAGCGCGGCGTCGAAGTACGGCAGCCTGGTGCGCCCGGGCGGCTGCGCGCTCTCGGCGCCGTTCGCGCACCGCGCGGTGTCAGCGATGCACCGGAGGCTCAGGGCGCGGATCACTGGCGAGATCGCGGCGGCCACGCGGAGAGGTGATCAGCCGTCGTCGTCGATGTCGCTGTCGGTGGCCGACAGGGAGCGCAGCTGGGAGTCGGCCTTCATTCAGAAGCACTGGGCGCTGCGGCAGCTCAGGCGCGGCGACCAGCAGTCGTGGCGGCCGCAGCGCGGCCTGCCGGAGAAGTCCGTGGCCGTGCTCAAAGCCTGGATGTTCGAGAACTTCCTCCGCCC GTACCCGAAAGACAACGAGAAGGAGATGTTAGCAGCGAGGAGCGGCCTGAGCAGGAGCCAG GTCTCCAACTGGTTCATCAACGCCCGCGTTCGGCTGTGGAAGCCCATGATAGAGGAGATGTACGAGGATCTCAAGAAGGCCTCCGGAGGAATGGAGGGTGTGTGA